From Excalfactoria chinensis isolate bCotChi1 chromosome 4, bCotChi1.hap2, whole genome shotgun sequence, one genomic window encodes:
- the LOC140251108 gene encoding LOW QUALITY PROTEIN: cytosolic beta-glucosidase-like (The sequence of the model RefSeq protein was modified relative to this genomic sequence to represent the inferred CDS: deleted 1 base in 1 codon; substituted 2 bases at 2 genomic stop codons), whose product MTRSGSNGDTTSSPTSATGNGFRSPEIQPKMRSQIQELGCQKRWRLAAINSVSLNFEAVYLSLLTEDIAFPAGFAWGAVTAAYQIEEGWNTDGSGLNVWDTFTHQGGDRVFKNQTGDVACGSYTLWEEDLKCIKQLGLTHYRFSLSWSRLLPDGTTGFINQKGNFNFYSKIISNLGNDNLFTVLLXLTPAFLEDEGGWRSKKIIETFDNYAKYCCKAFEDXVKLQIIVNEPYLVAVHGCEKGIAPATTESCTRTYKAVHNLIKAHVKSWHSYDRTIRENNDIYNNPLIYITENGFSQSDPALLDDSQQWEYFRLNLQEIL is encoded by the exons ATGACGCGAAGTGGATCTAATGGAGATACGACTTCAAGTCCCACATCTGCAACAGGAAATGGATTCAGGAGTCCAGAAATACAACCCAAAATGAGGTCACAAATACAGGAATTGGGTTGCCAGAAGAGATGGAGATTAGCTGCTATAAACTCAGTTTCTCTGAATTTTGAAGCTGTGTATCTTTCA ctgctgacagAGGATATTGCTTTTCCAGCTGGATTTGCTTGGGGTGCAGTTACAGCAGCATATCAAATTGAAG aAGGCTGGAATACAGATGGAAGTGGCCTTAATGTCTGGGACACATTCACCCATCAGGGAGGAGATCGAGTTTTCAAGAACCAGACTGGTGATGTAGCTTGTGGCAGCTACACTCTGTGGGAGGAAGATTTGAAATGTATCAAACAGCTTGGATTGACTCATTATcgcttttctctttcctggtCACGTCTGTTACCTGATGGGACGACAGGTTTCATCAACCAGAAAGGCaatt TCAATttttacagcaaaataattaGTAACTTGGGAAATGACAACCTGTTCACAGTATTGCTTTGACTTACTCCAGCTTTTTTAGAAGATGAAGGTGGCTGGAGATCTAAAAAGATCATTGAGACCTTTGATAAT TATGCAAAATATTGCTGCAAAGCATTTGAAGACTGAGTGAAGCTGCAGATCATTGTTAATGAGCCTTATCTTGTTGCTGTACATGGTTGTGAAAAAGGTATAGCCCCTGCTACAACAGAATCTTGTACCAGAACTTACAAGGCAGTTCATAATTTGATAAAAGCTCATGTTAAATCCTGGCACAGTTACGATAGGACAATTAGAGAAAACAAT GATATATATAATAACCCTCTAATTTACATCACTGAGAATGGGTTTTCCCAAAGTGACCCTGCTCTACTTGATGACAGCCAACAATGGGAGTATTTCAGGCTGAATTTACAGGAAATTTTATAA